One genomic window of Geitlerinema sp. PCC 9228 includes the following:
- a CDS encoding ABC transporter substrate-binding protein, translated as MLPRIIPELHCNSTKRTASKIGQCLAIAATCSTLLVGCANGGGESENQRQVRILGVVTGAQEEKLRKALEPFTEQTGIDVVYEGTDAFATLLPARVDSGDPPDIAMFPQPGLMRNFAENGKLVPLNQFMEQQTLTNAYPDQWLRLGEFNNQTYGLWYRASVKSLVWYNPEEFQAAGYEIPETWDEMMQLSERMVQDGNTPWCMGMESGEATGWVGTDWIEDIMLRTAGPETYDQWVNHEIPFTHSAVQNAFERFGNIVRNPDYVVGGTVGVLTTPFGDSPKGLLSDPPECYMHRQANFIATFFPDSVQLGEDLDVFPLPSIDQQYGTPILAAGDAFAMFNNTPEARQLMQYLATAKPHEIWAGLGGYISPHKQVSLDAYPNELTKKEAQILQNADTFRFDASDRMPSEVGTGTFWSGVVSYINGKDVETVLQNIESSWPESQ; from the coding sequence ATGCTCCCAAGAATTATCCCCGAATTGCATTGCAACTCAACGAAGCGCACCGCAAGCAAAATTGGTCAATGCCTAGCCATTGCGGCCACCTGTTCCACCCTGTTGGTCGGCTGTGCCAATGGCGGTGGAGAATCAGAAAACCAACGGCAAGTCAGAATTCTCGGCGTGGTAACCGGCGCACAAGAAGAAAAACTCCGAAAAGCCCTAGAACCCTTCACAGAACAAACCGGCATTGACGTAGTATACGAAGGTACCGACGCCTTTGCCACCCTCCTACCAGCCCGAGTAGACTCCGGCGATCCCCCTGATATTGCCATGTTCCCCCAACCGGGGCTTATGCGTAATTTCGCGGAAAACGGGAAACTCGTGCCCCTCAACCAGTTCATGGAACAGCAAACCCTCACCAACGCCTATCCCGACCAGTGGCTGCGTCTGGGGGAATTTAACAACCAAACCTACGGTCTTTGGTATCGTGCCTCCGTAAAAAGCCTAGTGTGGTACAACCCAGAAGAATTCCAAGCCGCCGGCTACGAAATTCCCGAAACCTGGGACGAAATGATGCAGCTATCCGAACGCATGGTCCAAGACGGCAACACCCCTTGGTGCATGGGCATGGAAAGCGGCGAAGCCACCGGTTGGGTTGGAACCGATTGGATCGAAGACATCATGCTGCGCACCGCTGGTCCTGAAACCTACGACCAATGGGTCAACCACGAAATTCCCTTCACCCATTCCGCCGTGCAAAATGCTTTTGAAAGATTTGGCAACATCGTCCGCAACCCCGACTATGTGGTTGGCGGCACCGTAGGTGTCTTGACTACCCCCTTTGGCGATTCTCCCAAAGGATTGCTCTCCGATCCTCCGGAATGCTACATGCACCGGCAAGCCAACTTTATCGCCACTTTCTTCCCCGATAGCGTCCAACTGGGCGAAGACCTGGACGTGTTCCCCCTGCCATCCATCGACCAACAGTACGGTACCCCCATTTTGGCAGCCGGAGACGCCTTTGCCATGTTTAACAACACCCCCGAAGCCCGCCAGCTCATGCAATACCTGGCCACAGCAAAACCCCACGAAATTTGGGCCGGCTTGGGCGGCTATATTTCTCCGCACAAACAGGTCAGTTTGGATGCCTATCCCAACGAACTCACCAAAAAAGAAGCTCAAATTTTGCAAAACGCCGACACGTTCCGCTTTGACGCTTCCGACAGAATGCCCAGTGAAGTGGGGACTGGCACCTTTTGGAGCGGTGTAGTTAGCTATATTAACGGTAAAGATGTGGAAACCGTGCTGCAAAACATTGAAAGCAGCTGGCCCGAATCCCAGTAG